Genomic window (Pseudomonas sp. MM211):
TTATCTGCCATGACGACCGCCATGCTCGCACATTGCACCTCCTATCTTGTCGACCTGCCGCGCCGTGTGGCGGTTCCCCTGTTCGCGCTGTTGCTGGCAGGCTGCAGCACGGTCGATTACTACGGCCAGCTGGCCCGCGGGCAACTGCAGTTGCTGCACGCGCGGCAACCGGTGCAGGCGCTGATCGACGATCCATCGACCAAGCCGCAACTGCGCCAGCGCCTGGCGCTGTCCCAGGAGGCGCGCAGCTTCGCCAGCGAGCATCTGGGCCTGCCGGACAATCGCAGCTATCGCCTGTATGCCGATCTACAACGGCCGTTCGTGGTGTGGAACCTGTTCGCCACCCCGGAGTTTTCCCTGCAGCCGCAACTGCACTGCTTTCCAATCGCCGGCTGCGTGGCTTACCGCGGTTTTTATGAGCAGAACCGTGCTCGCGGCGCGGCGGCACTGCTCGATGCACAGGGGCTCGACACTTATTTGGGCGGGGTGGAGGCCTATTCGACCCTGGGTTGGTTCGATGATCCGATCCTCAACACCATGCTGCGCTGGAGCGACGAACGTCTGGTCGCGGTGATTTTCCACGAACTGGCGCACCAGCAGTATTACCTGGCCGGCGACACCGCTTTCAACGAGTCCTATGCCACCTTCGTCGAGAGGGAGGGGTTGCGCCAGTGGCGTGCTGCACGGGGCTTGCCGGCTGCGCAGGCGTTGCCGGTTCAGCCGCGCGAGCAGTTCAGCGAACTGGTGCTGGCCAGTCGCGCGCGCCTGGAAGCCCTCTACGCCAGCGGCCTCGATGCCGACGCGATGCGTGCTGGCAAGCAAGCCGAATTCGACCGTCTGCGCGACGAGTACCGGCAGCTGCAGGCCACGCAATGGAAAGGCGTCGGCTATTACGATGGCTGGATCAACGGGCCGCTGAACAACGCCAAGTTGCTGCCCTTCGGTCTTTACGATCGCTGGGTGGAGGCCTTTGCCGGCCTGTTCCGCGAGGCGCAGGGCGACTGGCCGACGTTCTATCGCCGGGTGGCAGAGCTGGGTGCTTTGTCTGATGAGCAACGGCTTATACAACTGCAAGCGCTAGATGCTGTCCGAGAGAAGTGAACAACACGCAGAGGAAGGTCGTGATGAAAGGATGGACGGCAGTGATGCTGGTGCTTGGCCTGTTGGGCAGCAATGCCTGGGCCGCGCCCAAGTCGTGCGAGGAGCTCAGGCAGGAGATCGAAGTGAAGATCCAGGCTGCGGGCGTTGCCAGCTATACGCTGGAGATCGTCACGAACGAAGAGGTCGAGGACGACAGCATGGTGATCGGCACGTGCGACAACGGCACTCGCAAGGTGATCTATCAGCGCAATGACCTCACCGGTTCGAGGATGATGTAGCCCTCAGCCAGCGAAGGCCTGGTGCAACTGCGCCAGCGTCTGGAAGTGATGGGCCGGCCGTTCGCCGCTCAACTCTTCCAGGCTGCCGAAGCCATAACCTACCGCCACGGCATCGAGGCCGTTGCTGTGAGCGCCGATCAGGTCGTGCTTGCGGTCGCCGATCATCAGCGTATCGGCAGGATCGAGGCCTTCCTGCTCAAGCAGGTGGGCGATCAGTTCCACCTTGTTGGTACGTGTGCCATCCAGCTCACTGCCATAGATCGTCTTGAAGTAGCGACCGAAATCGAAGTGGCGGGCGATCTCCGTGGCGAACACTGTGGGTTTGCTGGTGGCGATATACAGCGTGCGCCCTTGCTCGCGCAGCAGTTGCAGTAGCTCGACCACGCCGTCGAACACCTGATTTTCGTACAGCCCGACGTCGCGAAACCGCACCCGGTAGTGGTTCACCGCATCCCAGGCGCGTGCCTCGCTGAGGCTGTAGGTGTGCATGAAGCACTGCAGCAGCGGCGGGCCGATGAAGTGCTCCAGGGCCTGCAGATCGGGCTCATGGATATCCAGCTGCGCCAGGGCGTACTGCACCGAACGGGTGATGCCCTCGCGCGGGTCGGTCAGGGTGCCGTCGAGGTCGAAGAGAACGGTGCGCTGCTGCATGCTGTGGATATCCGCTGGCCTGAATCGGCGCGGATTGTCCCGCACTGCAAGCCGCTCAAGCAACTCAGGCCGGCGCCGGGCGATAGACCCAGCGCAGGCTCAGGCGCGTCAGTGGCCAGAGCAGCGCCATTAGCAGGAGCCCGAACAGCACTACCAGCGCCATGGCCATGAACTCCGAACCGGAATACAAAACCACCAGCAGCACGACGCAAAGCACGGTCGCCACGACCAACCAGATACCCATGCACACCAGCACGCTTGCCAGCAGACGACCGACAGCCAGCTGCGGCAACTGCGGCGGTAGCGCCCCGCGGGCGGCGAGCAGGGCGATCAGCCCGTACATGAGCCCGGAAGCACTGCCGACAGCCTGCAGCCACTCCATGCCGTAGGGATTGATGACGCCGATCGGCAGCAGCGTGAGCAGTTTCATATAGATCACGCAGAACAGCAGACCGAAGGCCAGCGCAGTCTCGCCACGGCCGACCCGACCGAGCCCGCTTTCAACCTGGGCCGTGCGCCGCATCAGGTGCAGGCTGAGCCACAGCGGCAGTAGCACCGCCAACACGAACAAAAGGAGGTTCACCGGCTGCACGAGCAGTCTGGGAGATATCCCAAAGTCGCTTTCGTAGATCCATGTAATCAACTGAATCCACAGCAGTCTGAAGAACAGACTAACCAGAGTGAAGGCAACAAAGTAGAAGCCTACGAAGAGCGCAATAAGCCGCCCGGGGCGGGTGACGGTCACCAGGTTGTGACGCTGCAGGTAGTAGCGGGTCAGCAGCAGCGCACTGCAGCCATCGACCGCCAGCGCAGTGAGCCAGGAGGTCGCAAGCGGCCACAGATCGTTCAGATAGGCTTGCAGGTATTCGGGCCCCAAGGTCAGCCACATGATGATCCAGTGGATCGTCAGGCCCGCTGCGCAGCAGAGCATCGCCGTGAGCAACAGGCGCATGGGCAGCCCCGACGACTGCCTGGCTTCGCCCGACAGGCCGGATTCAACCTGGGTAATGGCGTAAGGGTTGCTGTGCATGGGGATTCCTTTCGCGGCACGTCTTTGAGGGCCAGCAGGATATACCGGCGCAGTGTGCGTTGCTGTGATCGCTCTACGGTTCTCCAGCCATGAGATATTCGCACTAGCCTGGGCTTGTATTTCCCTGATCCGAAACCTCCCACTGTCGGTGCTGTTACAGTTGTGAAACATTTTGTTTCATTTGTTCGGGCTGAAGGCGCCGGGTTTTCATGGGCTCATCCGTCTTGGGTGGTAAGAGCCGGATATTTTCCCGCTCTCCATGAGTTGCAAGGCGCCTGCACAGGCGCATTGCGTCTTTCACCTTGCACCTCACCCTGGCGTGTCGCGCTGCCTTCGTTTGCCTGAGTGCGAGCGCAGGTTCGGCTGACGTCGGGGATGGTTATTGGATGCTCAGGCAGAGGTCGGGCCCGTCATGACGTTTTCCCCTTTCCCCATTCGCCGGCGCTGGCTGCTCGCCGCGGTCGCGCTCGTGCCGGTCATCGCTTTGGCCTGGTTCAACGGCGAGCCGACGCCAGCCTATGAAACCGCTGTGGTTGGCCGTGGCGATGTGGAAGCTACGGTGGTCGCCATCGGCACCCTGCAGCCACGCTACTCGGTGGATGTCGGCGCCCAGGTTTCCGGGCAGATCATGCGCTTGCATGTGGAACCCGGTGATCAGGTGGAAAAGGGCCAGTTGCTCGCCGAAATCGACGCCAGCCTGCATGAGGCCACCGTGGAGGCCGACCGCGCGGCTCTGCAGGGTTTGCGCGCGCAACTGGAAGAACAGCAGGCGCAGTTGCTGCTGGCGCGTCAGCAGCACGAGCGGCAAACCCACCTGGCCAGGCTCGACGCCACCCGCGAAGAGGACGTGCAGGCCGCCGCCGCGGGCTACAAATCGGCCAGGGCGCGGCTCGACAACCTGCGCGCGAAGATCGCCGAAAGCCAGGCACTGCTCAAACGCAACGAGGCACAACTGAGCTACACACGCATCTACGCACCCATCGCCGGCTCGGTGCTGGGCGTCGACGTGAAAGAAGGGCAGACCCTCAACGCCACCTATCAGACGCCCACGGTCATGCGTATCGCCGATCTGCGCAGCATGACCGGCTGGACGCGCGTCTCAGAGGCCGATATCCGCCGGGTCAAGGCAGGCCTGCCGCTGTACTTCACTACCCTCGGCGGTGACGAGCGGCGTTGGCGCAGTACGGTACGCCAGGTATTGCCCGCGCCACCGGTGACCACCACCGGGCAGGGTGAGGCGAGCAGTAGTGCCGCCGAACCGGAAAAGGTGGTGCAGTACACCGTGCTGTTCGAAGTGGATAACAACGACGGCGAGCTGATGCCGCAGATGACCGCCCAGGTGGTGTTCGTCACCGCCTCGGCGAAGGGTGTGCTGACCGCTCCGCTGGATGCCTTGCAGGGCAAACCGGGTAATTATCAGGTGCGTGTTCTTGCCGGGAACCAGGCGCAACAGCGTGCAGTGAAAGTCGGTGCGCGAGATCGCCAGGTGGCGGAAATCCTCGAGGGTCTGCAGGAAGGCGAGCGCCTGGTGACGGGCGATGCGCCGGCCGATTCGGGCATGTCGAGGTTCCAGTGGTAGCTCCAACAACAGCAGCGCTGATCGAACTGCAGGGCATCAGGCGCACCTACGGGGGTGAGAACGGCGCGCCAGCCGTCGATGTGCTGCGTGGCATCAGCCTGTCGATCCAGGCGGGTGAGTTCGTCGCCATCGTCGGCACGTCCGGCTCCGGCAAATCGACGCTGATGAACATGCTCGGCTGCCTGGATCGCCCCAGTGCCGGTACTTACCGCTTCGCCGGCGAGGACGTGGCGGCCTTTGATGTCGATCAACTGGCCTGGCTGCGGCGCGAGGCGTTCGGCTTCGTGTTCCAGGGCTATCACCTGATCGCCACCGAGTCAGCGCGGGAGAACGTCGAAGTGCCGGCCATCTACGCCGGCATGCCCGCCGAGCAGCGCCGTGAGCGGGCATCTGCGCTATTGCGTCGGCTGGGGCTGGACGAGCGCCTGGAGCACCGGCCAGGCCAATTGTCCGGCGGCCAGCAGCAACGCGTATCGATTGCCCGGGCGCTGATGAATGGCGGGCGCATCATCCTTGCCGACGAACCCACCGGCGCGCTGGACAGCCGCAGCGGCGAGGAGGTGATGGCGCTGCTGCACGAGCTGGCAGACGCCGGGCACACCATCATTCTGATCACCCACGACCGTGACGTCGCTGCACAGGCGCGGCGGGTGATCGAGATCCGCGATGGGGAAATCATCAGCGACAGCGGCGCCACGCTACCGAGCAACGCGCTGCCTGCCCCGGACATGCGCCAGGCCGGGCGCGACAGCGGCGCCTCCTTCTTCAGCGAGCTGGGCGAGATGATGCGTGGCGCCTGGCGCGTGTTGTTGATCCACCGTTTCCGTACCGCGCTGACCTTGCTGGGCATCGTCATTGGCGTGGCCTCGGTGATCGTCATGCTTGCCGTCGGTGAAGGTGCCCGGCAGAAAGTGGTCGCCGAAATGGGCGTGATGGGCGCCAACATGATGTACGTGTCCAGCGACGTGCCGCGTACCGGCGGCCCAATCGGGGTGCTCACCGAGAGCGATTTCGAGGCGATTGGCAAGCTGCGCGAGGTGGCCCGGGTGATGCCGGTGCTGCGTGATCCGGCACTGATCCGCCACGGCCAGCAGGCGCTGCAGACCGAAGTGCTCGGCGTCGGCGAGAACCTGCCGCACATTCACCGCTGGCCGGTGGCGCGCGGGCGCTTCTTCAGCGCCGCGGAGAACCGCGAGATCGCGCCCGTGGCGGTGCTTGGTCATGAGGTCTACACCAGCGTGTTCCCGGATGGCAGCGATCCGCTCGGCACGATCATCCTGATCAACAGTTCACCCTTCGAGGTCATCGGGGTGATGAGCGAGAAGGGCAGTGAAGCGGGTGGCAACTACCCCGACGAGCAGGTGCTGGTGCCGCACAGCACGGGTGTGGTGCGGGTGTTTCCCAAGCTGCGTGACGAGAGCTACGGGGCCATCGAAGTGAAGCGCAGCGACCTGGTCGCCCAAGCCCAGGCCGCGCTCGAAGAGCTGATGCTGCAGCGCCATGGTCGTCAGGATTTTCGCGTCTACAACTCCGCCGCCAAGCTGCAGGCCGAGGCCAAGACGCGGCAGAGCATGACCCTGATGCTTGGCCTGATCGCCGCCGTATCTCTGCTGGTCGGCGGTATCGGCGTGATGAACGTGATGCTCATGACGGTACGCGAGCGCACCCGCGAGATCGGCATTCGCATGGCCACCGGCGCCCGGCAGCGCGACATCCTGCGCCAGTTTCTCACCGAGTCGGTGCTGGTGACGCTGGTCGGTGGCAGTGTCGGGGTGGTCACCGGGTTGCTGTTCGGTGCGCTGCTGATCGCCTGGAACGTGCCGCTGGTGTTCTCGCTGTCGGCCATGCTGCTGGCATTCGCCTGCTCGGTAGGTACCGGCCTGGTGTTCGGCTACCTGCCCGCCAAGACCGCGGCGCAGCTCGACCCGGTCGTCGCGTTGGCCGTGCAATGACAGGATTATCGATGACGCCTTATCTGGTCTCCGGCCTGCTGGCCGCGCTGCTACTGGGCGGTTGTACCCAGACAGCCGATGCGCCGGCAGACCTGCCCACCGCTCCCGAACACTGGCGTAACGCCGCTGCCGAACCTGCCCCGGCGCCTCGTGAGCAGTGGTGGCGGGCCTTTGCCAGCAGCGAGCTCGACGCCTTCATGACGCAGGCCCTGCGCGACAATCAGAGTCTGGCCGCCGCCGTGGCGCGCCTGCGCCAGGCCGATGCAACCGCACGCCGCGCGGGTGCCGAACTGTCGCCGCGCCTTGATGGCAATCTTGCCGCCGAGCGCCAGGCACGCCTGGGCGGTAACGCGGATGTCGATGGCAATGCCTACCGCGGCAATGTCGCCGCCAGTTATGAAGTCGACCTTTGGGGGCGCCTGCGCGCCAGTCGCGACAGTGCCGCTTTTGCGCGCGATGCCAGCCAGTTCGACCGCGATGCCCTGCAGGTCTCCCTGAGCGCCGCAGTGGCATCGGCCTGGCTGGACGCTGTTGGCTTGCAGGAGCGCCAGCGCATCGCTCGCCTCAATCTGGAAAACGCCGAGCGCGTGCTGGGTACGGTCGAGGCGCGGCAGAGCGCCGGTGCGGCCACGTCGCTGGCGCTGGCCCAGCAACGTGGCGTGGTGGCCCTGCAGCGGCGTGAGCTGGCAGCCGTCACCCAGCAACGTGAGGACAGCCTGGCAACCCTGGCCGTATTGCTCGGTGCGCGCGTGGATCAGTTGCCGGCCAGCCAGGCGCGTTTGTTCGAACTGCCCATGCCCGATATCGGCGCAGGCATCCCCAGCGAGCTGCTGTTGGCGCGCCCGGATCTGGCCCGTGCCGAAGCCAACCTGGCGGCTGCGAATGCCAATCTGCAGGCCGCTCGCGCCGCTCTCCTGCCGCGCCTCAGCCTTAGCGCCACGCTCGGCGGCAGTGCCGACAGCGCCTCACGGGTATTCGCCAATCCGCTGTACTCCCTCGGCAGTGCGCTGACCGCGCCGATCTTCGACGGTGGCAGCCTGCGCGCCGACCGTGATCTGGCCATGGCGCAGCGTGAGGAGCTGCTGGCCGATTATCGCGGTGCGCTGATCACCGCCTTCGCCGAGGTCGAGGTGGCGCTCAATGGGTTGAGCGGCAGCGCTGCGCAGCAGCAGGCCCAGGACGAGGTACTGCGGCAGGCCGAGCGTGCCTTCCGCCTGGCCGAGTCCCGCTACCGTGCCGGCGCCGAAACCCTGCTCACGCTGCTCGATACGCAGCGCAGCCTCTACAGCGCGGAAGATGAAGCGGCACGACTGCGCATGCTGCACCTGCAGGCAAGCGTCAATCTGGCACGGGCGCTGGGCGGCGGCTGGCGTGAGGAGCCTGCCGGGTCGTCAAGGGCCGCGCCAAGCCACGATGGTGAGCAATGAAAGACGTGTCGATCAGGGTGATCGCCACTGCCACGGGTTCGCTCCAGCCAAGTCCTGGCGATCACCGAACTCGCTATCTTCGACCCATGCCAGTGCGCGCTCTAGAAAGTCTGCAAGACTGCTGTTGGCCCAGTCACTTTCTCTGCTTGCTTGCTCCATTTCAATGGCGGCGCGCCGGTCTGCCAGCAGAGCCCTGACAAACACCAGAAAACTGCTCTGGTCATGTACCGCTTGTAAATGGGCGTACAGATTCATAGACGGCATGCACCGCTCAAGTCTATTCGCCGTACCGATTCCTGAGCCACGCATCGATGGCATGCTGAATGTCGGGGCATGCCCGGTTGGCCTCTTCGACGATGCTGGCACCCGTTGCCGGACAGGTCAGGCCGAACTCGACGTGCAGCCAGGCCCGCAGATTTTCTGCCGAGCCTGGATCATCGGGTGGCTGGTTCAGGTCGGCGAAGCCCAGCTCGTCGTAGCCGATGCCGAACAGGAGCAGGAAGTCCTGGAAGTTCTTCGCCAGCACTCGATTGTCACAAGCTTCCGAATCCAGATGAACCACCGGTGCCTGCCGCGCGTCGGTGCCGCCGAGCAGCCAGAAGGCGATCATCGAACCATCCGGGCCGGCGCCGAAGCAGGCGAAGTGGGCAGCCATGGCTGCGTCGCCATCGAACCAGGCGAGCAGGCCACCGTAGTCGTCGGGCCTGAGGCGCATGCAGCCGCTGATGGGGTAATCGGTTTCATCCAGATAGTCGCAGATTCGGCGCAGCGCATCGGGGAGCTCGACGCCTGCGGGAACGCTGGCCTGGATACGCTGAAAGCGAGTCATGTCAGCAATTACTATCCATTAATGGGATTTATCGGAGGCTTCCTGCACCAGTAAGACGACTGTGCGAGTCACGTCATGAAGTCCGTTTTGGTTTGTGACCACTTTATGTCGCTTCAACCCTAGAGCTTCGGCTGCTGTGGAACAAGATCCTGCAGCTCCGGTCGTGGGTAGGTACGGAATTCGTCAGCCCATTTGTCCGGAGATGGAATTATCTCGAACGCAGGTAGTTCGTCGTAGATGAAATCGAATTTGAAGTTGCCGTCAGGGGTAAGTGTGAACGTAGCGGTGTACCAGGCATGCCCGTTTTCATGGAGGGCTGCCATTTTGGTACGTAGCTCGCGAAACGCATCGCTTACTTCATCTTCCGCGACGAACGACACTGTTTTTACGTCATTGAGCAGATAGTGGCCGGTCTCCGAAAAAAAACGGGTAATGGCCTGGAACGAATAGGTAGCGTCTGTCCAACCGTCCTCTGGCAGCACTTCGTACACACCTTGTGCGATGGTTTGCTGCAGCTGTTGAATTTCGGGTGTCATTTCATTGACCTGTAGGGTTTATGATCGTGTGCTTGGACGTAGTGCCGCCGAGCGAAGTACCGGCCACCACGTGGGAACCGGCATCGCCCTGAACGCCCTTGTGCAGGTCGCCGACTCGATACACCGGCACGCCTTGGGCTTTCACGTCCGGTGAGGACTTGGTCTTATTGTCGATACTGGCGAAGTTGCGACCTGTGCCTGATTAGCAGCCTGACCGATACGAATCACTGATTCACATCCCATATCGGTGCAGGCGATTGCGGGTGAAGCGATGCTATAGAAATCAGGTGTTGTGAACTAAGTCAGCCGGATAGTGCGCATGCGTTCTGAAAGACGAATCGTCTATTCTAAATAGCTTCACTACCAGTGCTGCTTCAAAGCACCAATAACCAACGTAGCCGGTGTCTTCGCCTTTATGGTTGTCGTACCACGCGGCAAGGTTCTTGTTGCCTTTGTACCAGCCGTCGAGGAATTTCTTGACCAGATTGGATTGCTCTTGCGAAGGCGCATCCAGTGCTTGCATCAACAGCGCATATTGCTTGGGGAACACCAATTCGTTGGATACGGCACGCTGGTGAGCGCCGAGTTTCACAGCGATACGATCCAGTAGCGCGTCCTGGCCTGCGTTGTTGATCAGCGCGATTACGCGCTCAAGGTGTGCTTCGTCCATATCGAGACAGACGGCCAGAGAGAGCCACCAGAAGAAATCCAGATAGTTGTCGAAACTCAGTCGCTCATATTGGAAACGGTTCTTTTGCTCGTCCGATGGCAATGCATCGCACAATAACTTCAGTTGCTCACGGACAGCCAACAGGCTTTTGAGGTCATCGCGAAAACCGGTAAGGCTATCCCCTCTTGAGTAGCGCATTATGATGCGATCAAGAATTTTCTTGGCAAGGTCATATGCCGCCTGAACCCTGCCATATGGCGCCAAGGAGTTGGACTCTAGTTCGTCGCGTATTTGTTGGATTACATCTTGATCGTAATCAATCCATTCATCGAAATACGCCGTCGTTTTCACGTTGTCACGAGTCATCAATTATTTCCTTTAAAAATTCGGAACTTTCCCAGCATTGCCTCTGATTACGTTACCTGCACTGTCAACCAGCTTGGCGTTTACCTTGCCATCCTCGCCAACACGAAGTACCCACTTTTGAACATCTCCGCGGCGCATGGACGCGCGAATGGCATCAGCCTGCCTTTTACCAACTTGTGCATCCAATCGGTTTCTTACCCAGGCATCATCTATCTGATTTGTGCCATCGGCCAATCTCTTGTTGAGCTGCGATGAGCCGTACTTCGCCTCGGTGATGATGTACTCGGGAGGCGGGTTTGAATTCTTGTAGACACCATCAATGCCGTTCTGCCCGGGCTTGTAATTGCCGTCCGTTTTACCCAGAGGCTCGTATCCTTTACCTACCATGGCCTCATGTGCCGCCTTCTCGCCTGTTGCCGCCTTGACGTGCACCCCAGGGCCCGAACTCTTGCCTACATATGCGGCTTTCTCGGCGTCGGCCGCCTCATCCAGAACTCGCACTCCACGTGCTGCCTTGCCCGCTCTACTCGCCCCCTTCACCACCACGCTGCCGGGTATGAACATCGACAGTACAGAGCCACCGGTCTGTGCATCGCTGGTCAGCTCGAACAAATCCCCGGCGTAGCCCGCGTTCATCATCTTGCTGGCCTGGCTGGCCAGTTCGTTGGCCTTGGTCAGGTCGCCGGCCTGGTGGGCGGCAAGGGCGGCCTTTTCCATGGCCTGGGCGCGCAGCGCGATTGGGGGGATGCCCGCCGCCGAGCTGTATTTGCTGGCCATCACGCCGAGGTTCCAGAGATCGGTAGGCAGGTTGCCGATGCCCTTGAGTATGCCAACGCCGGTATCCAGCGGGTCGTCAGTGCTGGCCTCGGCGATGCGTTTGGTGCTGCTCCAGGCGCCGGAACCGAAGTCTTTGGTCTTCTCCCACCGCGAGCGCTCGTGGGCTTCTGCGTCGAGCAGCGCCTGCAGTTCCGAGTTGGCCTCCTCGGCGGTTTTTTCGGCTGGGTATCTGCGCCGCGCTGGGTGGTGACGACCTTGCCCAATGCACCACCGACACCTGCGCCATTGCAACTGACCAGGCAGGTGGTGCTGTCCTAGCGCACCACGGGACTACCGTTGACCTTGACGTCGTTCTGGCCGCTGAGGAACTTGACGTAGCCGCTGCCGAGCGAGGTGCCGGCTACCACGTGGGAACCGGCATCGCCCTAGACGCCCTTGTGCAGGTAGCCGACGTTTGACGTCGAGCGAAGACTAGGTCTGATTGCCGATGGTGGCGAAGCAGACCTGTGCCTGATTAGGAGCCTGACCGATACGAATCACTGATTCACATCCCATATCGGTGCAGGCGATTGCGGGTGAAGCGATGCTATAGAAATCAGGTGTTGTGAACTAAGTCAGCCGGATAGTGCGCATGCGTTCTGAAAGACGAATCGTCTATTCCAAATAGCTTCACCACCAGTGCGGCTTCGAAACACCAATAACCAACGTAGCCGGTGTCTTCGCCCTTATGGTTGTCGTACCACGCTGCAAGGTTCTTGTTGCCTTTGTACCAGCCGTCGAGGAATTTCTTGACCAGATTGGATTGCTCTTGCGAAGGCGCATCCAGTGCTTGCAGCAACAGCGCATATTGCTTGGGGAACACCAATTCGTTGGATACGGCACGCTGATGAGCGCCGAGTTTCACGGCGATACGATCCAGTAGCGCGTCCTGGCCTGCGTTGTTGATCAGCGCGATTACGCGCTCAAGGTGTGCTTCGTCCATACCGAGACAGACGGCCAGAGAGAGCCACCAGAAGAAATCCAGGTAGTTGTCGAAACTCAGTCGCTCATATTGGATGCGTTTTTTTTGCTCGTCCTTAGGCAGGGCGTCGCACAGCGCTTTGAGTTGCTCACGCTCAGCGAGCAGTCTGACTACATGGCCGCTAAAATCGGCAACCCGGTCGCCACGCGAATAGCTCATGACGATGACTTCAAGCGCCTTATTGCAGAGATCCGCAGCGGCGGTCACCTTGCCGTAGGGCAGCGGTATGCCTCCAGAGTCGAGACGGTTCTGCTTCTGTTGCATTCTCTCCAGGTCATACGAAATCCATTTGTCGAAGAACTCTTTGCTCTTTAGCGTATCGCGCGGCATTGATCTGCCCCTCTGTCTCAAAATCCCGGAACCTTTTCGGCGTTACCCCTGACCACATTGCCAGAACTGTCGATAAGTCTTGGCCTATCGAGGCGCTTCATGACCCAGGCATCATCCATCTGATTGGTGCCATCGGCCAATCTCTTGCTGAGCTGCGATGAGTTGTACTTCGCCTCAGTGATGAGGTATTCGGGGGGCGGGTTTGAGTTCTTGTAGACGCTATTTAGTCTACTGATAGTAGTTGTATATGCCCGAGTCTTTTTCGGTTTTCAAGTGAATAGCTGGGTCTTAAAGTCGGCGAAGGAGGGTGCAACTGGCTCCGTATGCGGAGCGAAATCATCGGATTGGTTGTGATCCCAAAGTACTACCTCAGGGCATTCAGCGTTTTTCCGAAAATCTAAGCAGAGAAAGTCACCAGAAAAAAGCGCTGCGAAAGGAATGAGCTTGCAGCCGATCTCGTCAGGATCATCGCCGAGTCGGGAGTCCAACGCTGTCATCACTACCGATATGTCGTACTCACCTATATCCTCTGAGTTAGGGTCTAGCATAACGGGTAGAAAGCGTTCAATCAGTCTGTCCGTACCCTCATGCATAAATAGATTTTTTTCGGGGATTCCACCATTGCCGTATTGGAGGAACTCAATAAAATCCTGAGGCAGTTTTACTCTGCAGTAACGCTCGAGTGAAGTGGTCGCTTCAATAGGGGGCGCTGAAATCTGGCCTACTATTTTTAATTCCATAACAAACTCCTGGTTCATCTCTTGCCTGCCGCCCACATGCCTGTAGACCGACCGCCAGAGTGAGTAATGATGTTATGCGGCCCAAACGGAACAAGTTCCATTCTACCCGGCAGCTCTGAGTGGTGCCATGTGAACCCGCTAGGGCGACCTCCGGGTATCTGGCTATCCAGCCATTTGAACTGCGCTTTGTCGCCCGTTTTCCACAAATGCTCAGGGAGGTGTTCGACCCGGCTGACCAATCCTGCTTTCTCGAAATCTGGAAACTTGGTGCCAGGTTTGAAAGGCACATCTGGTATCAAACCCTCCGCTATTGCTTGCCGCTTTATCGCTTCCTTTTGTCCTCGGGTGAGGTTCTCACCACCAGGGAAATCTTTTTCCCATGACCAGCGTTTGTTTGAGTTCACTAGCTTTGCGTATTGTTGAGC
Coding sequences:
- a CDS encoding efflux transporter outer membrane subunit; translated protein: MTPYLVSGLLAALLLGGCTQTADAPADLPTAPEHWRNAAAEPAPAPREQWWRAFASSELDAFMTQALRDNQSLAAAVARLRQADATARRAGAELSPRLDGNLAAERQARLGGNADVDGNAYRGNVAASYEVDLWGRLRASRDSAAFARDASQFDRDALQVSLSAAVASAWLDAVGLQERQRIARLNLENAERVLGTVEARQSAGAATSLALAQQRGVVALQRRELAAVTQQREDSLATLAVLLGARVDQLPASQARLFELPMPDIGAGIPSELLLARPDLARAEANLAAANANLQAARAALLPRLSLSATLGGSADSASRVFANPLYSLGSALTAPIFDGGSLRADRDLAMAQREELLADYRGALITAFAEVEVALNGLSGSAAQQQAQDEVLRQAERAFRLAESRYRAGAETLLTLLDTQRSLYSAEDEAARLRMLHLQASVNLARALGGGWREEPAGSSRAAPSHDGEQ
- a CDS encoding immunity protein YezG family protein; amino-acid sequence: MTPEIQQLQQTIAQGVYEVLPEDGWTDATYSFQAITRFFSETGHYLLNDVKTVSFVAEDEVSDAFRELRTKMAALHENGHAWYTATFTLTPDGNFKFDFIYDELPAFEIIPSPDKWADEFRTYPRPELQDLVPQQPKL
- a CDS encoding PoNe immunity protein domain-containing protein; the protein is MTRDNVKTTAYFDEWIDYDQDVIQQIRDELESNSLAPYGRVQAAYDLAKKILDRIIMRYSRGDSLTGFRDDLKSLLAVREQLKLLCDALPSDEQKNRFQYERLSFDNYLDFFWWLSLAVCLDMDEAHLERVIALINNAGQDALLDRIAVKLGAHQRAVSNELVFPKQYALLMQALDAPSQEQSNLVKKFLDGWYKGNKNLAAWYDNHKGEDTGYVGYWCFEAALVVKLFRIDDSSFRTHAHYPADLVHNT
- a CDS encoding PoNi-like cognate immunity protein — translated: MPRDTLKSKEFFDKWISYDLERMQQKQNRLDSGGIPLPYGKVTAAADLCNKALEVIVMSYSRGDRVADFSGHVVRLLAEREQLKALCDALPKDEQKKRIQYERLSFDNYLDFFWWLSLAVCLGMDEAHLERVIALINNAGQDALLDRIAVKLGAHQRAVSNELVFPKQYALLLQALDAPSQEQSNLVKKFLDGWYKGNKNLAAWYDNHKGEDTGYVGYWCFEAALVVKLFGIDDSSFRTHAHYPADLVHNT
- a CDS encoding SMI1/KNR4 family protein, which produces MELKIVGQISAPPIEATTSLERYCRVKLPQDFIEFLQYGNGGIPEKNLFMHEGTDRLIERFLPVMLDPNSEDIGEYDISVVMTALDSRLGDDPDEIGCKLIPFAALFSGDFLCLDFRKNAECPEVVLWDHNQSDDFAPHTEPVAPSFADFKTQLFT